A section of the Chryseobacterium ginsenosidimutans genome encodes:
- a CDS encoding sensor histidine kinase, which produces MKKSIISRLNNWIIFVLMTIVVLTVVIASTILINFLRKEEVKRVDILVSALKFQQEVANPNLEIQALLLQIYSSNTTIPLIILDKNDQIIEHKNIPQDIENDSGKIVDLAKKMAKSYSPIEIEIVKGNKQVVFYDNSPLLNNLRYSPYILGFFILCYFLFSFWFFRTIKKTDEGYLWAGLAKETAHQIGTPLSSMIGWMEIMKLDDPDSEGVHEIEKDIERLRTISERFSKIGSIPELNDTDFNTTIKENYDYLKTRISRKINFGLHLPSYDISVPHNKILMSWVIENLVKNAVDAMKGEGSISMSVFERNKNILVEVQDNGSGMTKQQARNAFKPGYSTKKRGWGLGLSLAKRVVQEYHSGDIKIAQTEVGKGTTFRIMIKKG; this is translated from the coding sequence TTGAAAAAATCTATCATTTCAAGATTAAATAACTGGATCATTTTTGTTTTGATGACAATTGTTGTTCTTACAGTTGTCATTGCCTCAACTATTTTGATTAATTTTCTTCGAAAGGAAGAGGTTAAAAGAGTTGATATTTTGGTGAGTGCTTTGAAATTTCAACAGGAAGTAGCCAACCCTAATTTGGAAATTCAGGCATTGCTTCTTCAAATTTACAGTTCAAATACTACAATTCCACTTATTATCCTGGATAAAAACGATCAGATCATTGAACATAAAAATATCCCTCAGGATATTGAAAATGATTCTGGAAAAATAGTGGATTTAGCTAAAAAAATGGCAAAAAGCTATTCTCCTATTGAAATTGAAATAGTAAAAGGAAACAAACAGGTTGTTTTTTATGATAATTCGCCTTTGTTGAATAATCTGCGTTATTCTCCATATATATTGGGCTTTTTTATTTTATGTTATTTTCTTTTTTCTTTTTGGTTTTTCAGAACAATTAAAAAAACTGATGAAGGTTATCTTTGGGCAGGTTTGGCAAAAGAAACAGCACACCAAATCGGAACTCCATTATCATCGATGATTGGCTGGATGGAAATCATGAAGCTCGATGATCCCGATTCTGAAGGCGTTCATGAGATTGAAAAAGATATTGAAAGATTAAGGACTATTTCAGAACGATTTTCTAAAATAGGTTCTATTCCGGAGCTTAATGATACAGATTTTAATACAACAATTAAAGAAAATTATGATTATTTAAAGACCAGAATTTCGCGAAAAATCAATTTTGGTTTGCATCTTCCAAGCTATGATATTTCTGTTCCACACAACAAAATTCTGATGAGCTGGGTAATCGAAAATCTTGTGAAAAATGCTGTAGATGCTATGAAAGGGGAAGGTTCGATCTCAATGTCTGTTTTTGAGCGCAATAAAAATATTTTAGTTGAAGTACAGGACAACGGAAGCGGAATGACAAAGCAACAGGCAAGAAATGCCTTTAAGCCAGGTTATTCAACCAAAAAAAGAGGTTGGGGATTAGGATTGTCACTCGCAAAAAGGGTAGTGCAGGAATATCATAGTGGAGATATTAAAATTGCGCAGACAGAAGTAGGAAAGGGAACGACTTTTAGAATAATGATTAAGAAAGGGTAA
- a CDS encoding M61 family metallopeptidase produces the protein MKKIALSLGVLTTFLVNAQSIKTTIDLVNVKDDKVAVTMEFPKMKSGDVKFHFPKTVPGTYSIDDYGRFVEGIKFFDNKGKELTFTKVNDNTYSLKNAQNLTKITYLVNDSFDDEMDTSKHKAVFSPSGTDIEQGKIYLVNTHGFVGYIDNMQDVPYQLVIQKPTDFYGTTALVDQDKSESTDTFTLANYAKVTDSPLMYSKPDYITFNAGGMDLVLGVYSPTGKYKAADFKENLEKMVVAQKKFLGDMNTNKKYAIMLYLSGTGEPQIKGFGALEHHESTSVVLPEMMPKEAIDKTITDVVSHEFFHTVNPLKTHSEEIHYFDYADPKMSQHLWMYEGGTEYFANLFQIQEGLINKDEFLKRMNEKITNSKNYNDTMPFTVMSKNVLKDEYKDQYRNVYEKGALLAMCLDIELRKLSNGEMGYRDMIRKLSQRFGENKPFKDDKLIDELVAVTGYPQVRDFYNKYIAGSQPTPYIEYLNQVGVEAKKQETPPIFWFIKDPQQTGYDDKDNAFVFDESSALSPFSKSIGFKITDKIVALDGKTINIQNIQAFIQYAKTIKEGQDVTVTVLRKNGDKTDKIDLKGKAVLDKMTVETLQFKANPTSAEQKLQDQWLTGKK, from the coding sequence ATGAAAAAAATAGCACTAAGTTTAGGAGTTTTAACGACCTTTTTAGTTAATGCTCAGTCTATCAAAACGACAATTGATCTTGTGAATGTAAAAGATGATAAAGTTGCCGTGACGATGGAGTTTCCAAAGATGAAATCCGGAGATGTGAAATTCCATTTTCCCAAAACTGTTCCCGGAACTTATTCTATAGATGATTATGGAAGATTCGTGGAAGGCATCAAGTTTTTTGATAATAAAGGAAAAGAATTGACTTTCACGAAAGTTAATGATAACACCTATTCATTAAAAAATGCTCAAAATTTAACTAAAATCACTTATCTCGTAAATGACAGTTTTGATGATGAAATGGATACATCAAAACATAAAGCTGTATTTTCACCTTCAGGAACAGATATTGAGCAGGGAAAAATTTACCTTGTAAATACCCATGGTTTTGTAGGATACATCGACAATATGCAAGATGTTCCTTATCAATTAGTAATCCAGAAACCGACTGATTTTTACGGAACAACAGCCTTGGTAGACCAAGATAAATCCGAATCTACAGACACTTTTACTCTGGCAAATTATGCCAAAGTAACCGATTCTCCGCTAATGTACTCAAAACCAGATTACATTACCTTCAATGCAGGCGGAATGGATCTTGTTTTGGGTGTTTATTCTCCCACAGGAAAGTATAAAGCAGCAGATTTTAAAGAAAACCTGGAAAAAATGGTCGTAGCTCAGAAGAAATTTTTGGGTGATATGAATACCAATAAGAAATATGCGATCATGCTTTATCTTTCAGGAACTGGTGAACCGCAAATCAAAGGTTTCGGAGCACTCGAACATCACGAATCTACAAGTGTTGTTTTACCTGAAATGATGCCGAAAGAAGCGATTGACAAAACAATTACCGATGTAGTTTCCCATGAATTTTTCCACACGGTAAATCCTTTGAAAACGCATTCGGAAGAAATTCACTATTTCGATTATGCAGATCCGAAAATGTCTCAACACCTTTGGATGTATGAAGGCGGAACCGAATATTTTGCCAATTTATTTCAGATTCAGGAAGGATTGATCAACAAAGATGAATTCCTTAAAAGAATGAACGAAAAAATTACCAACTCTAAGAACTATAACGACACCATGCCTTTCACGGTGATGAGTAAAAATGTTCTTAAAGACGAATATAAAGATCAGTACAGAAATGTTTACGAAAAAGGGGCGCTTTTGGCGATGTGTCTTGATATAGAACTAAGAAAACTGTCAAACGGTGAAATGGGTTACCGCGATATGATCAGAAAGTTATCTCAAAGATTTGGCGAAAACAAACCTTTCAAAGATGATAAATTAATTGATGAATTGGTAGCTGTTACAGGTTATCCTCAAGTAAGAGATTTCTATAACAAATATATTGCAGGAAGTCAGCCAACACCTTATATTGAGTATTTGAATCAGGTAGGCGTAGAAGCAAAAAAGCAGGAAACTCCACCGATTTTCTGGTTTATTAAAGATCCACAACAGACTGGTTATGATGATAAGGACAACGCATTTGTCTTTGATGAAAGTTCAGCATTATCCCCTTTCTCAAAAAGTATCGGATTTAAAATTACAGATAAAATTGTTGCTTTAGACGGAAAAACAATTAATATTCAAAATATCCAGGCTTTTATTCAATATGCCAAAACTATTAAGGAAGGGCAAGATGTAACGGTGACAGTTTTAAGAAAGAACGGTGATAAAACCGACAAAATAGATCTTAAAGGAAAAGCTGTTCTTGATAAAATGACAGTGGAAACACTTCAGTTTAAAGCTAATCCAACTTCCGCAGAACAGAAACTTCAGGATCAGTGGCTGACCGGTAAAAAATAG
- a CDS encoding M1 family metallopeptidase gives MKKLSYTILFASGLVFGQFFEKDKVFTKQDTLKGSNTEFRNFWDVKKYDLSVEPDFAQKSIKGNNKISFEIIKDVTNPTFQIDLQQPMKADKVEGSFPIADYKQDGDFIWIRTNKNFKKGEKYTIDVTYSGNPTIAKRAPWDGGWVFTKDKNGNPWMSVADEGIGASIWLPTKDIWSDEPDNGVVMKIITPKDLVGVGNGRLIDKKAQGDKMAYTWEVKNPINAYSIIPNIGKYVNFKDTFSGEKGKLDLDYWVLDYNLDKAKKQFQQVKPMMSAFEYWFGPYPFYEDSYKLVDSPYLGMEHQSSVAYGNGYQNGYLGNDLSGTGVGLNWDYIIIHESGHEWFANNITAKDQADMWVHEGFTMYSEVLFTEKFMDKKSADIYMQGIHKTVDNDVPIIGKYGVRNEGSGDMYPKGASMLHTIRQVINNDEKFREILRGINKDFYHRTVTTEQIENYISKKSGIDFSSIFNQYLRTTKVPVLEYSQKGEEIKFRYTNVIKNLKLPIIVGDTNINPTEQWQTVKLKKGNPVEFNKNYYIDYKRVK, from the coding sequence ATGAAAAAGCTTTCGTATACAATTTTATTTGCTTCAGGATTAGTTTTCGGGCAATTCTTCGAAAAAGATAAAGTTTTTACCAAACAGGACACTTTAAAAGGTTCTAACACAGAATTCCGAAATTTTTGGGATGTGAAGAAATATGATCTTTCTGTAGAACCAGATTTTGCTCAGAAAAGTATTAAAGGAAACAATAAAATCAGTTTTGAGATCATCAAAGATGTTACAAATCCTACTTTTCAGATCGATCTTCAGCAGCCGATGAAAGCTGATAAAGTAGAAGGAAGCTTCCCGATTGCCGATTACAAACAAGACGGCGATTTTATATGGATTAGAACAAACAAAAACTTCAAAAAAGGCGAAAAGTATACGATTGATGTTACGTATTCCGGAAATCCTACGATTGCAAAGCGTGCGCCATGGGACGGAGGCTGGGTTTTTACAAAAGATAAAAACGGAAATCCGTGGATGAGCGTTGCCGATGAAGGAATCGGAGCTTCAATCTGGTTACCTACAAAAGATATTTGGAGCGACGAACCTGATAACGGGGTCGTGATGAAAATTATTACCCCGAAAGATCTTGTAGGAGTCGGAAACGGACGATTAATCGATAAAAAAGCTCAAGGTGATAAGATGGCTTACACTTGGGAAGTTAAAAACCCGATCAACGCTTATTCTATTATCCCGAATATCGGGAAATATGTGAATTTTAAAGATACTTTCAGTGGAGAAAAGGGAAAACTGGATCTGGATTACTGGGTGTTGGATTATAATTTAGATAAAGCTAAAAAACAGTTTCAGCAGGTAAAACCGATGATGTCCGCATTTGAATATTGGTTCGGGCCATATCCTTTCTATGAAGACTCTTATAAATTGGTAGATTCACCATATCTTGGTATGGAACATCAAAGCAGTGTTGCCTATGGAAACGGTTACCAAAATGGATATCTTGGAAACGACCTTTCAGGAACAGGAGTCGGCTTAAACTGGGATTATATTATTATTCACGAAAGCGGTCATGAATGGTTTGCCAATAATATTACAGCGAAGGATCAAGCTGATATGTGGGTTCACGAAGGCTTTACCATGTACTCCGAAGTTCTTTTTACGGAAAAGTTTATGGATAAAAAATCTGCAGACATTTATATGCAGGGAATCCATAAAACAGTCGATAACGATGTTCCCATTATCGGCAAATATGGAGTGAGAAACGAAGGAAGCGGTGATATGTATCCGAAGGGAGCAAGTATGCTGCATACGATTCGCCAGGTTATCAATAATGATGAAAAGTTCAGAGAGATTTTAAGAGGTATCAACAAAGATTTTTATCATCGTACGGTAACAACAGAACAAATTGAGAACTATATTTCAAAGAAATCTGGAATTGATTTTTCAAGTATTTTTAATCAATATCTGAGAACAACAAAAGTTCCTGTTTTAGAATATTCTCAAAAGGGAGAAGAGATAAAATTCCGATACACCAATGTGATTAAAAATTTAAAACTTCCGATTATAGTTGGTGATACAAACATTAATCCAACCGAGCAATGGCAGACCGTAAAACTTAAGAAAGGCAATCCGGTAGAATTTAACAAGAATTACTACATTGATTATAAGAGAGTTAAATAA
- a CDS encoding MepB family protein: MIKELSRIEYAVFKILQLNISNIEADLECKEYFGYNFLLNNFKIKFRKAKITPTKNGQFVTLWKRNSEGNTEPFNISDDFDFYIIAAELNTQSGFFIFPKKILAEKQILSDQKEGKRGFRIYPNWDEPENKQAGKTKSWQTKFFIDITNDNKIDFNTFKNIVENN, from the coding sequence ATGATCAAAGAATTAAGCCGAATTGAATATGCTGTTTTTAAAATTTTACAGTTAAATATTTCGAATATTGAAGCTGATTTGGAATGCAAAGAATATTTCGGATATAATTTTTTGCTTAACAATTTTAAAATTAAATTTCGAAAAGCGAAAATCACTCCCACAAAAAACGGTCAGTTTGTAACTTTATGGAAAAGAAATTCTGAAGGAAACACAGAACCTTTCAACATTTCCGACGATTTTGATTTCTATATTATTGCAGCAGAACTCAATACCCAATCCGGATTCTTTATTTTCCCGAAGAAGATTTTAGCAGAAAAACAAATTCTTTCTGATCAAAAAGAAGGCAAACGAGGCTTTCGCATCTACCCGAATTGGGATGAACCGGAAAATAAACAAGCCGGGAAAACAAAAAGCTGGCAAACAAAATTCTTTATTGATATTACAAATGACAATAAGATTGATTTTAACACATTCAAGAATATCGTAGAAAACAATTAA
- the tatC gene encoding twin-arginine translocase subunit TatC, with the protein MSEGKDMSFLGHIGELRGHLVRSIIAIIIAAFAVGFNINWIMDHIFFGPTRNNFPTFEVVNHFSRIILGEDSIHLPKDFPVRASKLYQQFNVMMAVSIFGGIVAAFPYIVWELWRFISPALHPKERKNSIFIINSVWILFMTGVLCGYFLILPFAINFGVIFKISDIIVPLYDLSDYTTLFLQVILGMGVIFLFPVLIYFLTTIGILTPMFMRTYRRHAIVLIMVVAAIITPADVLSMMMAALPLLLLYEFSILMCSYTYKKVQKAAGNLPVVQK; encoded by the coding sequence GTGAGTGAAGGTAAAGACATGTCCTTTCTTGGGCATATTGGAGAATTAAGAGGTCATCTCGTACGTTCTATCATTGCTATTATTATTGCTGCTTTTGCTGTAGGCTTTAATATCAACTGGATCATGGATCATATCTTTTTTGGCCCTACCAGAAACAATTTTCCTACTTTTGAGGTGGTTAATCATTTTTCACGAATAATCCTGGGCGAAGACAGCATTCACCTTCCGAAAGATTTTCCTGTTCGAGCGAGCAAACTTTATCAGCAGTTTAATGTAATGATGGCGGTTTCTATTTTTGGAGGCATTGTTGCAGCCTTTCCTTATATTGTCTGGGAACTTTGGAGATTTATCAGCCCTGCTTTACACCCTAAAGAAAGAAAAAATTCGATCTTTATTATCAATTCTGTCTGGATTTTGTTTATGACAGGTGTTTTATGCGGATATTTTTTAATTCTTCCTTTTGCTATTAATTTTGGTGTTATCTTCAAAATTTCAGATATCATTGTTCCTCTTTATGATCTGAGCGATTATACAACCTTATTTTTACAGGTGATTTTGGGTATGGGAGTAATTTTCCTTTTCCCTGTTCTTATTTATTTCCTTACAACTATCGGAATTTTGACCCCGATGTTTATGAGAACTTACCGTCGTCACGCCATTGTTTTAATAATGGTTGTTGCTGCGATTATAACTCCTGCAGATGTTTTAAGCATGATGATGGCAGCTTTACCATTGCTTTTATTGTACGAATTCAGTATTTTGATGTGTTCTTATACGTATAAAAAAGTTCAGAAAGCAGCTGGAAATTTACCTGTTGTTCAAAAATAA